The nucleotide window TGATGCGTTGCCACATTATATAATGAATTTGATAACACATAATTGACGTGACAACACATCATTTGGTTTACgtataaaataattacacactaACAGAGTATATTAaacacttattttaattttttggtacaaaaactCTTATTAATATATACTTGATTTACAATGTATTGAGtgcatttttttcaaattcaatttacaATGAATTGAGtgcattttttcaaatttttaacctAAGCAAGCATCGACTATTGATAGttaggggtgttcaaatccaAACATAAAATGCAAATcgatcataaaaactaaaaatcgcacaaaacaaaatatatttggatgcgtttgaatgttgttttgtaaaaactGTTCACATCGGTTTCGATTTCGAACCACTTTTTCGAAACCAAAACAAAccacaaaataaattttaatacttatttattctttttttttaatacttatttattcttttagaTCTTATGGAGAGTAAATTAGATCAAGTAAATTAGATCTTATGGAGAGAATGAAAATAAAGATGCGAGGTAAAATTCAAAATGAACCATGTAATAATATTTCAACTGTCAGTAGAAGGGAACAAGAGGAGAAAGGTCAGAAACACCCCATCCCCATTGCACATGGGACATTCTAAAGTAGCCGAAAAAACGAGTCATAACTTTAAACGATACATATCAATcatattgaaggaaaaaaatgttgtttattcttttattagGGTTGTATATTGCATTCATAtatttcttgtttgtttttaatcttaCATGTAGCATTTAAATAACCATCTAAACTGAACTAAATcgcatttgattttagttttcgATTAGAGGAATTTTTGTCTCAAAACGGATCCAAACTGCACAGTGAATATGCCTATTGACAATATCTTTGGACTACAAACGCTCATAAATATACACCCAGGTTCGGCCGCATGCATATCCATTGTTATCTCCTATCTCCTATATACATACATTACAAGATCAATCAAATGACAAATACACATGGCATCTCATTAGcaattacttaataaaatatgCCACATGGGTCATGACACCAAGTCAATCAAATGGAAGAAACATGAGTTTTTGGACGGATATGTGGGTGGGAAATTATACTCTCCGAGTGTCTTTTCCTAGATTTTACTCCCTTTCAACCCAAAAGGAAGCAATGGTGGGAGGTTAATGGGAAAGGCGTCATGATTGGGTGCTTTGGAGGCTCCTTTGGCGTAGAGATCCTTTTAATTGAGAGATGGAATTAATTAATAACTTGTTGGGTGTATGAGGGTTTAGAGGTTTGGAAGACGAGGATGTGTGGTGGTGGGGGGACGAGGATAGTGGAGCCCCCTCGGTTCGGTCCTCATATAAGTTGGTTGAGGGAACCTTGCTTCTAGACGAAGAGCTGAGTTTGTTACGGTGGTGTTTCGGTATCTTTGGAAGAGTCTCGCTCCATCTAAAATGGTGTCTTTCTCTTGGACCATTCTTCTTGATAAATTTCCTGCTTGTCGCAACCTCGCTATGCCTAACGTGTTGAACTCGGATGATGAAAaattttgtgttatgtgggGAGGGTGAGTAAACATCAACTCATCTTTTCTTGCATTGTGAGGTGGTGTCAAGGTAAAAAATACTGACAActatggaaaaaaaatgtgagatGAATGTGGATTCTCCTTTTTCTTGAATGGAGTCGTATATGGAGTTCGATGCATTCATAGTTCGGATGCAAGattaagaacaatgcataaaagaTTTTTATATAGAGTACATGCTTAATGAGATGAAAATTTGTAATAGTTTTAGTATGTAATGGAAATTGTGTTGCATAGTTCATATTTTCATTATGAAATCCGATTTCAAATGTTTGTTAGAGAACACATTtggagtcttttttttttggttaaaacaTATTTGGAGTCTTGAATGTAAAGAAAGTtttatcttcaaatttttttagttcaaaTTGGAGTTTACAACAAACTTGAATGAAGTCTAagcaaaaaatgtaaatatgcGGCATGTCTCAAAAATTATAAGAAGGCGACATTTGTTTAGAGGAACTTGGAGACATTTGTTTTATGAGTtaggattcgttgacaccaaatcccaACCGTCAATCTTAATTAATCCAAAGCtgtgttttattcatttaagttgtttatgtgTTCCATACCTGCTCACCATTACTCGGCTATTAACTCTTTCGATGTTAATGAATATGATACTCAAATCTACTTGATCTTTTGCCTCTCACATCATGTGTTTCATTTCAATCTGTGTTTGAAGAATCCActcttgtattttttaattatggtGCTTTCTCTATCTAATTATTTAGAGATATCATGGTGAAATTGGATCAATTATGGTGGTGATGATGCATGAATTTAATTTCACAACAATGATGCCGTTCGattaattcataatttttcttaatccaattttatgaattttatttaggtGTTAAAtctccgtttttttttttggaaattgtgAATTTTGTTCAATTAGAACTAAAAAGAGACGGTGAATTAGGAATTTGgatcaaacaaaattaaactaatCGTACTGTGAGAGAGGAGCACTGAGATGATTTCATTCAGATTGAGTTTGAAGCCATTACTTTACTGGCTGTGAATAATTTGAGATCGGCCAAAAGAAATTCTTGAATAAACGGTTGTTGTACATACAAGTAGTGGCTGATTTCATCGTTGGTTTTTTAGGCACTAAATTGAAACAGAGTGTGATTGGGGTGCAGCAAGAATTATAAGTAGGCGACATTTGTTTAGAGGAACTTggagacatttttttattattaccaATGATGGTAGAAGAATGTTacaaaaaatgtaaacaaataactatttttaaCGTTTCTAATAATACTAAAATAATGTTACTGAAACTCTTTAGTAACATAGATTTTGTCTGACAATTGTTCAAAtgttattaaatataatataattagtaACATTGTTTTTATGATTTAACAATCCAATATTACCAACATTGTCATTTTATCTCTCCCTCTCCAATAAGTCGGTcctagttttctctctctaggttttctcttacaatttcttcattgaggggtggttttgagtcaattcttgacctgaaatcacccctcttcatctttttctctttatttcaatctaaataagtgattttcacatagatctaggtttttttttctttgtagttTCATCATTTAAGTGCGGTGATTTGTTGTTCGTcatcttgtgcggcgttgtttgatttctcgtcttcgtgcggtgttcatttgattcatattgaaagatcgattcttcaatcaaagatttgggcggCAACGTTGCAGATCCTGATGCAAtggatattccggtcactttaatttcatcatatattttttgtaggcattatgccgttatatgctattaacttggatgctgtgagtttgttcgcagattcatcctttacgtttttagcggtgttgaatgatgtaatctctcgatttgaatgaatgaatatcattttgtttttgtcaaaaaaaatcaaatattaccATATCTCAATTTGTTATAGTGTATCTCCAATGATGCAAGTTAGCTTAAATGGCTACCACACGTCCAAATCACATATTCACTCCATTAATTTAATCCTTAATAGGACCAGATACGATCAATTATGTTGTAGTGTATCTccaatgagagagagagagaatgctTGTAGAAATCTTGCGTCCCAAAAGTCATCCCTTTTATTTATTCTCCAAGAAAAGTAGCTACTCCAAATATTAAGCTGGTTAATTAAATCACGggttaaattattttgattacgGTTTGAGGAACCATATATACCAATACCCCTAGCTCTCCACATTTACATTTTTAGACcgcagcaaaaaaaaataaacacccATCCCCAACCCTCACTAATGGTGGAACAATCAAACATTGTGGAAACTAGACTCCTGACCCGTAGCACAGGTCATACCACATAGAATTTAATCGAATCATTCACaataatgtaaatatatataattgatagaAGTTTTATATCagttttaaaaatatgttcACTTCTAAGACAACAATAGCAACAAAATGAAATGGTAGCATAGATAACAAAAAGGTTTGAACATTAATTATCAAGATATATTACGAAAGACTTCGTGATAAACAACATTTGAGATCGTATCAATGTTCTCCCCATCTCCATCAACGATTAGTATTTTCAAACATTGTTTTGAAGTGACTCTGGAAATTGCAACGTACAACTGACCATATGCGAGAACACAGGACTCGGcaaataaattccaacattTTTAAGTGATTGCCCTTGACTCTTGTTGATTGTCATGACAAATGAAACAGATATTGGAAATTGTCTTCTCtaaaatttgaaaggaattttAACATCAGACGGTTGAAGAGATAACTTGGGTATGAAAACTTTTTCGCCGATGTTACTTCCAGATATAACCTTTGCTTCAAGTACAAATTTTTTCATTCTAGTTATGGTTAACCTTGTTCCATTGCATAATCCTAACTTTAGATCAATATTTAACAAAAGCATAATTGGAACTCCAATCTTCAATCTTATCTTGTGATGTGGGAGTCATGAAGCATTTATTGTGTTGAGAAATTCTAGAGTGTGGACATCATCAACAGCATCACAATTTCCATTATGTATCAATGGAGTATCATAGCTCAAATATGTTTTCTCTTCACCAGGCATTAAATCTAACATGTAATCTTTGATCTGATCCACTATTGAGTTTGTTGGAGCAAGTATTGCTTTGTCCTGAAAATATGATATATCAGTCATACCATCTAATAGGTTCGGATAAGTGCTATCAACAATGGATATATTAGAATTGTCGTGACAATTGATGAAATCAATTAATTACCCCTTTTTATAATATTCAACTTCAGGAATATCACCATCCATGATAACCTTGGACCCGAAAAACAAATTCTCCACGCCCATTGCACCTGTTTGTTCGTTAAATTTTAGTTAATTTAGCGATAAAGTTATAATTACGCTGTGTACACTGAACTTTCCATAAAACATAACTAAAGAATTTACCCATATACTTCCTCAATCTGCCAAACTGTACAATCAACACAACAGGCTTAGTGTTGTCATGGGTTGAAAAGTAGTTTTCAATATCAGTTGCAAATTCACCCCAAAGAGAGCAACGGATCCTTCTGTGCCTGAAACATTAAATAACTTAATTGAATCGATCATGAGAATAAAGTCATAGTTGAATCGATCAATATTGCATAGCTTACTCTAAATTCTCTAGTGTAAGATCAATTACTTTgctttttcttccatttttctcGGTTTCTCTTACACTATCTGTCTCGACTACATGACCAAGGACATCTAcatataaaaaatttccattATCATTTACATAAACAGCTAGAAACAAATTCGTATATAATAAAGGTAGGATTTCATACTAGCAACCACGTCCTCTTCCGGAGAGATCAAAATGTCTTTGAAAGACACGAATTCAAACACGTTCTGAGGCACATTGCTTGCATTCACCTTATAGTAAATCTCGCATTTTCCGACATGTTAAGTTTGTACTTGTGTGGCAAGAGTTTGTAATTCCCCTCATTAAATCCTACCATGACATTCTCTAGCTTATATGTTCCTCCTTCTTTAACCATTCATTGAATCGTTGGCACCAGGTACTTACGAATAGTGGCATGGATCCGTCCTCGCTAAACAAAAATAACATGTCACTAACATAAACCCCATAATATATGTTATCGTATTGGCAACTTGAAAAAAggataatttatttatacatgAAGTTTATATAATATACCTTCTCATCAACCAATATCATGTTCATGAAGATGATATCGTCTGGATTTTCCTTATCACGGATCAGCCATATATGGGTCACACGTACAATCAACTTCAAATCCTTCTTTCCACCTGTCACAGCTGAAATGGGGGTGAAAATGTTTGCCATCTTAGCAAGTGCAAGAAACAGTTAGTTTTGCTTAAAGAACAGAATAATTGTTTTCTCACAACTAAGTGGTATTTAAATAGGTAATTTGCAAGTTGAATTTGAAAGTTTTAAATCTGAATGATCATAGTCTTATATTGGTAATAATTACTATTCATTGCAGCCATAAAAGCAATTAGTGCATATTGCTTTTGAATACTTTGCGCccttaaaaaacaaacaacaacaatgatcAATATTAATTGATTAGCATAATGCTTGGTAATGCCTTTTGACCCATAATGCATAATTACTATTCATTATATACCGTTAATGAGcaataagtttattttattcacAATGAAATATCAATAatctatttcataaatatatgaaatttgaCTTTGTTACATGGAGGACAGTCAAAGTAGGGCGAATTAGGGCAAACATGTTTGGCAACCAAGTCTAGCTTTTGAAAAGTCGTCCCTAGCATATTTTTCGTGATCTATCCAATATTTTTTGCCAAAGCCtagttttaaataaaagtgATGCAATAACTTTTATTATGGTTTTCTATCGATCATGATATATATTGAAAGAAATTAGATAATGGGTATGCAATCGTTAATATAGAATGTTTTTCAAGTTAATATTAGGAGAGAATATGGTTTaaaagtttgttatgagatCTACGGTTGAGAGTTTGAATCAACGGGTGTGATCGAGTGTGAAAATAGAGTTTGAACATGTGAGATTAGATTAACAATTAGTGTAGGGGGTTGTTGACCAACTTGATTAGCATTTACTTCGTCTTCAATTGCATTAAACGTGTGTTATACGTTTTCAATTAGCGTTAACTAAGTTATATGAGAGAACATTTTTAGAGTTTGAATCAACGAGTGTGATCAAGTTTAAAAATAGAGTTTGAACGGGTGAGATTATATTAGTAATTAGTGTAGGGGTTTGTTGACCGACTTGATTAGCATTTACTACGTCTTCAATTGCATTAAAAGTGTATTATACGTTTTCAATTAGCATTAACTTAGTTATATGAGAGAACATTTTTTGAGTTTGAATCCACGGGTTTGATCAAATGTGAAAATAGAGTTTGAACGGGTGTGATCAGATTAGCAATTAGTACATGTTTAGGAGTGAAAAATGCTAGAGATTAGGGCAAAGTAGGGTGAATTAGGGCAAACTTGCCAACCAAGTCTAACTTTTATAATAAAGGATTAGAAAGAATATGCCAAAAGAAAAAACCTTGTGCAAATATCAATTAAGTCCACTCAAATATCAATGTGAGAAAACTCTATCAAACTTCTATGAAGAGTTTCAAAGAACTGATCCTATCATTTGTCAAAAATTTGAACAACGAAAATACAATAGACAACGTCTACCTATCAAAGGCTTTGTATTGGTTCAAGTGGTCTATCTTGGCATGTTTTCATTGGAGTACTGACCTTTGATAGGTACGTAGACGATGTCTATTGTATTTTCGTTGTTCAAATATTAGGCAAATGATAGGATCAGTTTTTTGCAACCCTTGACCGAAGTTTGATAGTTTTGGGTCACTGGTTAAGGAAgccaaaatagaaaattttgGGTCATGCTAACCAGTGCTTCCAGAACAGTGCTTAAGGAAACCAAACGAGGAAATTTTCGGTCGAAAAGCAAATAATTAATTTCGATCAAAAGCAAATAATAGTaggataaaataattaattttaggtCAAAAAGCAATCAATAGTaggataaaataattaattttaggtcaaaaagcaaataatagtaggataaaataattaatttcgatcaaaagcaaataataaaggCCTTGAccatcccctcaaaaaaaaaaaaaaaggccgaCCATAATTTATTGTATTGTTTTCGATTGATGAAACCTATATAAAGTCCTAAATAGTGAAACAAAAGAAATCATAAACATACTTAGGAGAATCTTGAGAGAAAAAGAGCAAAAATAATATGTCTCGTTTCTTAATCCTAGTTGTtgtgtttcttttttgtgtCGCATCGTCCTATGCAGCTAATGATGTAAACTTGCAAGATCTTTGCAAGCAAACCAAATACCCTTCGTTTTGTTTAACTCTTCTCAAATCAAAGCCAAGAAATGTAGGTGGAGACCTCGTTAGTCTAGCACGATACTCCATTGACGTGCTTAATACCAATGCTTCCGCTACAGTCACTCTAATAAAAAAGTTGATTGCGGAAAGCCGTGGTGTTCCCAAGAAACAAGCCCACTACAAGGATTGTTTGGATCATTTTGGTGAGGATGGAATTCTTGGTGATCTTCTCGAAACTCGGCTACTCTTGAAGAGTTCTGATTACCAGGGTGTGAATATCCATATGGCTGGTGTCATGACCAATGTTGATGACTGTCTTTCAGGATATTCATCTGATACCTCTTTGCTTCCAAAATATGCAAATGATGTCAATCAAGTTGCTgatattattcttattattgcagccatattattaaaaaagtagACTATTAACTTTGTTTTCTGTTTCTTGAATAATGTTACAATATATTAGTCAGTTTATGAGAaattttgtccaaaaaatatgagaaataaaaagttagagattaaacaatattgttgACACATATATAATGAGATCCTTGAACAATAACAATATTGAATTGTGTTTACCGCTcaatttttaaagttattatTGTCAAACAAATGCGCATAGTGAAACTTATAATGTGAAACATGAATCCACATATGACAAGGAACTTACAATTTGAAACAAATGTGCAtagttttttttcaaagtgaattataataatttatgcTTAACTCATTCTTAAATTTATAGAGCATTGTTACTTAGAATTGGTGGGTGATTTTCCATTGGTAATGCTTGATTGATCTCAAAGTGGAAATTATAATattgaatattgtttttaattgattCAGAATTAATGACCTGAATAAGAGTGCATATACCTTCaatttagaagaagaaaataagcatgttatttaaagagaaaatataatttttatttctgtAAATGAAGTCGCAAAAATCACCTTAAATTTACACACTCCTGTCTAATAATGTTGATATTTACGAATATGCATTTTTCCTCGACTATGTGTCATtcgaaattttgaatttttttcacaatgtagtaatttttatttgatttgatttatattaactttattcctaaaaaaaaaaatcaactttaataaa belongs to Medicago truncatula cultivar Jemalong A17 chromosome 6, MtrunA17r5.0-ANR, whole genome shotgun sequence and includes:
- the LOC25495744 gene encoding pectinesterase inhibitor 1; its protein translation is MSRFLILVVVFLFCVASSYAANDVNLQDLCKQTKYPSFCLTLLKSKPRNVGGDLVSLARYSIDVLNTNASATVTLIKKLIAESRGVPKKQAHYKDCLDHFGEDGILGDLLETRLLLKSSDYQGVNIHMAGVMTNVDDCLSGYSSDTSLLPKYANDVNQVADIILIIAAILLKK